The Corynebacterium tuberculostearicum genome window below encodes:
- the infC gene encoding translation initiation factor IF-3 produces the protein MSAEARINERIRVPEVRLVGPGGEQVGIVRTDDARKLAYEADLDLVEVAPKAKPPVAKIMDYGKFKYEQAQKAREARKNQQQTVVKEQKFRPKIDDHDYETKKGNVVRFLEKGSKVKVTIMFRGREQSRPELGFRLLERLADDVAEVGVVESRPKQDGRNMTMVLGPVRKGKK, from the coding sequence ATCAGCGCTGAAGCTCGCATCAATGAGCGTATCCGAGTACCCGAGGTCCGTTTGGTAGGCCCCGGTGGTGAACAGGTGGGCATCGTCCGTACCGATGATGCTCGCAAGCTTGCATACGAGGCTGACCTTGACTTGGTTGAGGTAGCCCCGAAGGCAAAGCCCCCAGTGGCCAAGATCATGGACTACGGCAAGTTCAAGTACGAGCAGGCTCAGAAGGCTCGCGAAGCCCGTAAGAACCAGCAGCAGACCGTGGTTAAGGAACAGAAGTTCCGCCCGAAGATCGATGATCACGATTATGAGACCAAGAAGGGTAACGTAGTTCGCTTCCTCGAGAAGGGATCCAAGGTCAAGGTGACCATCATGTTCCGTGGTCGTGAGCAATCGCGTCCGGAGCTGGGTTTCCGCCTCTTGGAGCGTTTGGCTGATGACGTCGCTGAAGTTGGCGTTGTTGAGTCCCGCCCCAAGCAGGATGGTCGCAATATGACCATGGTCTTGGGTCCGGTTCGCAAGGGCAAGAAGTAG
- the rpmI gene encoding 50S ribosomal protein L35, whose amino-acid sequence MKQKTHKGTAKRIKVTGSGKLRREQAGRRHLLEGKPSKRTRRLKGTEAVAQPDTKRVKRLLGRA is encoded by the coding sequence ATGAAGCAGAAGACCCACAAGGGCACCGCAAAGCGTATCAAGGTGACCGGTTCCGGCAAGCTGCGCCGTGAGCAGGCTGGCCGCCGCCACCTGCTGGAGGGCAAGCCGTCCAAGCGTACCCGCCGTCTGAAGGGCACCGAGGCAGTCGCACAGCCTGACACCAAGCGCGTCAAGCGCCTGCTCGGCCGCGCATAA
- the rplT gene encoding 50S ribosomal protein L20, whose protein sequence is MARVKRSVNAKKKRRAILKSAKGYRGQRSRLYRKAKEQWLHSMTYAYRDRRARKSEFRKLWIQRINAAARMNDITYNRLIHGLRLAEIEVDRKILAELAVNDFEAFSALCEAAKAALPEDVNAPKAA, encoded by the coding sequence GTGGCACGAGTAAAGCGCTCAGTTAACGCAAAGAAGAAGCGTCGCGCGATTCTGAAGTCCGCTAAGGGCTACCGCGGCCAGCGTTCCCGCCTGTACCGTAAGGCGAAGGAGCAGTGGCTGCACTCCATGACTTACGCTTACCGCGATCGTCGCGCTCGTAAGTCTGAGTTCCGTAAGCTGTGGATCCAGCGCATCAACGCTGCTGCCCGCATGAACGACATCACCTACAACCGTCTCATCCACGGCCTGCGCCTGGCTGAGATCGAGGTTGACCGCAAGATTCTGGCTGAGCTTGCTGTCAATGACTTCGAGGCATTCTCCGCACTGTGCGAGGCTGCTAAGGCTGCTCTGCCTGAGGACGTCAACGCTCCTAAGGCTGCCTAG
- a CDS encoding NINE protein, with amino-acid sequence MTNPNGSYQPENGEYSSQSYDNNQGQQYNPYNQQAGYQPQYNQGYAPQPNMGSYPVQQQYVAQGQQKSWIATLLLCFFLGFFGAHNFYTGRTTFGVTQLVLNILGWATFWFLLGFAFWAIVGIWVFIEFIMIIAGAGDYDKDARGVPLAK; translated from the coding sequence GTGACAAACCCAAATGGTAGCTACCAACCAGAAAATGGCGAGTATTCTAGCCAGTCCTATGACAACAACCAGGGGCAGCAGTACAACCCCTATAACCAGCAGGCCGGTTACCAGCCGCAGTACAACCAGGGCTATGCACCACAACCGAATATGGGTTCCTATCCGGTGCAGCAGCAGTATGTGGCGCAGGGACAGCAAAAGTCTTGGATCGCGACTTTGCTTCTGTGCTTCTTCTTGGGCTTCTTCGGCGCGCATAACTTCTATACCGGTCGCACGACCTTCGGCGTAACGCAGCTGGTGCTTAATATCTTGGGCTGGGCTACTTTCTGGTTCTTGCTTGGATTCGCATTTTGGGCCATCGTCGGAATCTGGGTCTTCATTGAGTTCATCATGATCATTGCCGGCGCCGGTGATTACGATAAGGACGCCCGCGGCGTGCCACTAGCTAAGTAG
- a CDS encoding TrmH family RNA methyltransferase, producing MNLDFDSAFTERTPRIVNAAKLHRAANRKKAKQFLIEGENAVDAALSTGAAVDVFVTEKAAERFGDIITACGYMGVYVHPITDKAAKHLSDTATTTGLFALCKPVLWSAGKILNGKPSLVSVPVLTSEPGNAGTLIRTSDAMGADGVIFAGETVDPLSCKVARASAGSLFHVPVARDPNIKDVLGQLRKSGMQIVATAADGEVDLAEADLSQPTAWLFGNEAHGLGELLEEADMRVRIPLRGRAESLNLATAASICLYESAKAQEHS from the coding sequence ATGAATTTGGATTTTGACTCTGCCTTTACTGAACGCACCCCGCGCATTGTTAATGCAGCCAAGCTGCACCGCGCTGCTAACCGGAAGAAGGCGAAGCAATTCCTGATTGAGGGAGAAAACGCCGTAGATGCTGCGTTGTCTACTGGCGCTGCTGTCGATGTTTTCGTCACTGAAAAGGCCGCAGAACGCTTCGGTGACATTATTACCGCCTGTGGATACATGGGAGTGTACGTACATCCCATCACCGATAAAGCGGCTAAGCATTTATCTGATACCGCCACCACCACGGGGCTTTTCGCGCTGTGCAAGCCGGTCCTGTGGTCCGCGGGCAAAATCCTTAACGGCAAACCAAGCTTGGTCTCTGTTCCCGTGCTCACTTCGGAGCCGGGCAATGCAGGCACCTTGATTAGAACTTCCGACGCCATGGGAGCAGATGGAGTAATTTTTGCGGGCGAGACGGTCGATCCCCTCAGCTGCAAGGTAGCGCGCGCTTCGGCCGGCTCGCTGTTTCATGTCCCGGTAGCGCGAGACCCCAATATTAAGGACGTCTTGGGGCAGCTGCGTAAATCGGGCATGCAAATTGTGGCGACGGCCGCTGATGGCGAGGTAGACCTTGCCGAGGCAGACCTATCTCAGCCAACGGCGTGGCTTTTTGGCAACGAGGCCCACGGGTTGGGCGAGCTACTGGAAGAAGCCGATATGCGGGTGCGTATTCCGCTGCGTGGGCGAGCAGAGTCACTCAACCTGGCAACAGCCGCCAGCATTTGTCTTTATGAGTCCGCGAAGGCCCAAGAGCACAGCTAA
- the pheS gene encoding phenylalanine--tRNA ligase subunit alpha, which produces MSDTPQIELTEEALGAAADKAIAAFNTAETLDELAAARREHLGDGGYIPQARQSLGQLPKDQRKSAGKAVNMARGKMEKRFAQVKDVLEQKAREEQLRAETVDVTIPTTRTQTGALHPITALSERIADIFVGMGWEIADGPEVEAEYFNFDALNFKPDHPARTLQDTFHVSGEGSKQVLRTHTSPVQVRTMLERDVPLYIACPGRVFRTDELDATHTPVFHQVEGLAVDKGLTMAHLRGTLEHLAKVLFGPETTTRMRVNYFPFTEPSAEVDVWFPNKKGGAGWIEWGGCGMVNPNVLRAVGVDPEEYTGFAFGMGLERTLQFRNGLTDMRDMVEGDVRFTLPFGVQA; this is translated from the coding sequence GTGTCCGATACACCGCAGATCGAATTGACCGAAGAGGCTCTCGGGGCCGCGGCCGATAAGGCTATCGCAGCCTTCAACACAGCCGAAACGCTCGATGAGCTGGCTGCAGCCCGCCGCGAGCACCTAGGAGATGGCGGCTATATTCCGCAGGCGCGCCAGTCATTGGGGCAGCTGCCCAAGGATCAACGCAAGAGCGCTGGTAAGGCTGTCAACATGGCCCGCGGCAAGATGGAAAAGCGCTTTGCTCAGGTTAAGGATGTCTTGGAGCAAAAGGCTCGCGAGGAGCAGTTGCGAGCAGAGACCGTTGACGTCACCATTCCCACCACCCGCACCCAGACTGGTGCCCTTCACCCAATTACCGCACTCTCTGAGCGCATTGCGGATATTTTCGTCGGTATGGGCTGGGAAATCGCGGATGGCCCCGAGGTTGAGGCGGAGTACTTCAACTTCGATGCTTTGAACTTTAAGCCGGATCACCCAGCACGTACCTTGCAGGATACGTTCCACGTCTCCGGCGAGGGCTCTAAGCAGGTGCTACGCACGCACACCTCTCCGGTACAGGTGCGCACTATGCTGGAGCGCGATGTGCCGCTGTATATCGCTTGCCCAGGTCGCGTATTCCGCACCGATGAGCTGGATGCCACCCACACCCCGGTTTTCCACCAGGTAGAAGGTTTGGCCGTGGATAAGGGCCTGACCATGGCCCACCTGCGAGGCACCCTGGAGCACTTGGCCAAGGTGCTGTTCGGTCCGGAGACCACGACGCGCATGCGCGTGAACTACTTCCCGTTCACCGAGCCTTCTGCCGAGGTTGATGTGTGGTTCCCCAATAAGAAGGGTGGCGCTGGCTGGATCGAGTGGGGCGGCTGCGGCATGGTGAACCCCAATGTGCTGCGCGCCGTAGGCGTTGACCCAGAGGAATACACGGGCTTTGCCTTCGGTATGGGCCTCGAGCGCACGCTGCAGTTCCGCAATGGCTTGACCGATATGCGTGACATGGTCGAAGGCGATGTCCGCTTCACCCTGCCGTTTGGCGTACAGGCCTAA
- the pheT gene encoding phenylalanine--tRNA ligase subunit beta encodes MLISQDWVTRILGAKNPGWNVSAADMDSGFVRVGFETEGYAAVPESTGPLVIGQVVEIEELTQFKKPIRYCQVNVGQANGTGELQGIICGARNFRLNDYVVVALPGSELPGGFKIAARETYDHISNGMLCSGAELGLGAQANGIIVLGDDVADKVGEDACPIIGLHDTDFDVNITPDRGYALSARGLSREIASAFDLDFADIAEDPSVAGIDTSAVPAAQGSLIDVTLTPETKAQRFGLRKVSGIDPQARTPFWLERELMLCGQRSVNLPTDITNYVMLLLGAPMHAFDANVIQGNLVVRNADEGEKFETLDHVKRELSAEDVVICDDNGIQSLAGVMGGTTSETSAETTDVVFESAIWDPITVARTSRRHKLSSESSRRFERGVDPAIVEVALDTACALLQQLAGGTIEEGRTLIGDVAKREPIALRTAKASEYAGVDYSRETVISRLEEVGCTVADEGDMLQVTPATWRTDISMDVDLIEEVLRLEGLEDIPTVLPTPAGGRGLTPAQKRRRAIGHGLAYAGYAEVLPAPFVANDTFDVWGLDKDDARRRTVEVQNPLEADKAILSTTLLPNMLEAIGRNVARGRSDLALYGLQQVAFKRAAASPMPSVEQRPSEQVVSELLDTLPEQPLHVATVATGNIEHEGPWGEGRAYSYADAIESARQVARAAGVDIELEAANVLPWHPGRCAAVKVAGTDVVLGHAGELHPQVLEALNLPARTCAMELDVTAMPLEEKFPAPVLSSFPALHQDIALVVDEDVPAERVRATVEEGAGELIESVELFDIFRGEQLGEGKKSLAFQLLFRAADRTLTDEEVNEHRTAAAELAKQRLGAEMRA; translated from the coding sequence ATGCTTATTTCCCAAGACTGGGTCACCCGCATCCTGGGCGCTAAGAACCCTGGTTGGAACGTTTCCGCTGCCGATATGGACTCCGGATTCGTGCGCGTCGGTTTTGAAACCGAGGGCTATGCTGCCGTTCCGGAGAGCACCGGTCCGCTGGTCATCGGCCAGGTGGTAGAGATCGAGGAACTTACGCAGTTCAAAAAGCCCATCCGCTACTGCCAGGTAAATGTAGGCCAGGCTAATGGCACGGGCGAGCTGCAGGGCATCATTTGCGGTGCTCGTAATTTCCGTTTGAATGACTATGTCGTTGTGGCGCTTCCGGGCTCGGAGCTTCCTGGCGGCTTCAAGATTGCGGCGCGCGAGACTTACGACCACATCTCTAATGGCATGCTGTGCTCTGGCGCTGAGCTCGGTTTGGGCGCACAGGCTAACGGAATCATCGTCTTGGGCGATGACGTCGCCGATAAGGTGGGCGAGGATGCTTGCCCGATTATTGGGCTGCATGATACTGACTTTGACGTCAACATCACCCCGGATCGCGGATACGCCCTGTCCGCGCGCGGTTTGAGCCGTGAGATCGCTTCGGCTTTCGACTTGGACTTTGCCGATATTGCCGAGGATCCGTCAGTCGCTGGCATTGATACCTCTGCTGTTCCAGCGGCGCAGGGCTCGCTTATCGACGTCACTCTCACCCCCGAGACCAAGGCGCAGCGTTTCGGGCTCCGCAAGGTCAGCGGCATCGACCCGCAGGCACGCACCCCGTTCTGGCTAGAGCGCGAGCTCATGCTCTGCGGCCAGCGCAGCGTAAACCTGCCCACGGACATTACTAACTATGTGATGTTGCTTTTGGGCGCCCCAATGCATGCCTTTGACGCCAACGTTATCCAAGGAAATCTCGTTGTCCGTAATGCGGACGAAGGCGAGAAGTTTGAGACCTTGGATCACGTAAAGCGGGAGCTTTCTGCAGAAGATGTGGTCATCTGCGATGACAACGGCATCCAGTCGCTAGCCGGTGTCATGGGCGGTACTACCTCAGAAACCTCGGCGGAGACCACTGATGTTGTCTTCGAATCCGCTATCTGGGATCCGATCACCGTGGCGCGCACCTCCCGCCGCCATAAGTTGTCGTCCGAGTCCTCCCGCCGCTTCGAGCGCGGCGTGGACCCTGCGATTGTCGAGGTCGCTCTAGACACCGCATGTGCGCTCTTGCAGCAGCTGGCGGGCGGCACCATTGAGGAAGGCCGGACGCTTATCGGGGACGTCGCCAAGCGCGAGCCCATTGCCCTGCGCACCGCAAAGGCTAGCGAGTATGCCGGCGTAGACTACTCCCGTGAGACCGTTATTTCCCGCCTCGAGGAAGTCGGCTGCACTGTCGCCGATGAGGGTGACATGCTGCAGGTAACGCCCGCTACGTGGCGCACCGATATCTCCATGGATGTAGACCTCATTGAGGAGGTCCTACGTCTGGAGGGCTTGGAGGACATTCCCACCGTCTTGCCTACTCCGGCCGGCGGTCGCGGTCTGACCCCAGCGCAGAAGCGTCGCCGCGCTATTGGTCACGGCCTCGCCTATGCCGGTTATGCAGAGGTATTGCCGGCCCCGTTCGTAGCGAACGACACCTTTGATGTGTGGGGCTTGGACAAGGATGATGCTCGCCGCCGCACCGTAGAGGTGCAGAATCCGCTTGAGGCAGATAAGGCCATCTTGTCCACGACTCTGCTTCCGAACATGCTGGAGGCCATCGGCCGCAATGTTGCGCGTGGCCGCAGCGACCTCGCCCTGTATGGTCTGCAGCAAGTGGCATTCAAGCGCGCCGCGGCATCGCCCATGCCTTCTGTCGAGCAGCGACCTTCCGAGCAGGTTGTTTCCGAACTTCTAGATACCCTTCCTGAGCAGCCGCTGCACGTTGCAACGGTGGCCACTGGCAATATTGAGCATGAGGGACCGTGGGGCGAGGGTCGCGCATATAGCTACGCCGACGCTATCGAATCCGCCCGCCAGGTCGCTCGCGCCGCCGGCGTGGATATCGAGCTGGAGGCAGCGAACGTTCTTCCCTGGCACCCAGGTCGTTGTGCTGCCGTGAAGGTGGCAGGCACTGATGTGGTTCTGGGCCATGCCGGTGAGCTTCACCCGCAGGTTCTGGAAGCGCTGAACCTGCCGGCGCGTACTTGCGCTATGGAGCTGGACGTTACCGCTATGCCATTGGAAGAGAAGTTTCCTGCACCGGTACTATCCTCCTTCCCAGCATTGCACCAGGACATCGCGCTCGTGGTGGATGAAGATGTCCCAGCAGAGCGCGTGCGCGCCACCGTGGAAGAGGGGGCGGGCGAACTCATCGAGTCCGTCGAGCTCTTCGACATTTTCCGTGGTGAGCAGTTGGGTGAGGGCAAGAAGTCCTTGGCCTTCCAGCTTCTGTTCCGTGCAGCGGACCGCACGTTGACCGATGAGGAAGTCAACGAGCACCGTACGGCGGCAGCGGAGCTGGCTAAGCAGCGCTTGGGCGCAGAGATGCGCGCATAG
- a CDS encoding aminotransferase class III-fold pyridoxal phosphate-dependent enzyme, whose translation MTISVAIAGATGYVDAEFLAEVTHKGDYLRQEIEKLPLVERVRGRGLMLGIVLAQPVAKQAVRDGLAQGLILNAPSENVLRLTPPLVISHDELDTALTTFRTIVEELA comes from the coding sequence ATGACGATTTCAGTAGCAATTGCAGGCGCCACCGGATACGTGGATGCGGAATTTCTTGCGGAAGTTACCCATAAGGGTGACTATCTGCGGCAAGAGATTGAAAAATTGCCGCTTGTAGAACGCGTACGCGGCCGCGGCCTGATGCTCGGCATTGTTTTAGCACAACCGGTGGCTAAGCAGGCCGTGCGCGACGGGCTTGCACAGGGGCTCATCCTCAACGCACCCAGTGAGAATGTACTCCGCCTTACCCCGCCCTTGGTTATTTCCCACGATGAACTAGACACAGCACTGACAACATTCCGGACGATAGTGGAGGAACTGGCATGA
- the argF gene encoding ornithine carbamoyltransferase, translating into MNLRHFLADDDLSPQEQVTVLDLAERLKKDPFAERPLEGPKTVAVLFDKTSTRTRFSFETAVANMGGKGITVDTSTTQMGKGESYQDTAAVLSRYVEAIVWRTFDHDNLLQMAETATVPLVNALSDDLHPCQILADLLTCRENLGDLKGKKAVYLGDGDNNMANSYMIGFATAGMDVSIIAPEGFQPRQEFVDRARKRGNITITDDVDEVEGADVVITDTWISMGQENDGRDRRTPFLPYQVDSTIMSKAHKDAIFLHCLPAYRGNEVTAEVIDGPQSCVFDEAENRLHAQKALLVWLLEINKEIN; encoded by the coding sequence ATGAACCTGCGACACTTTCTGGCTGACGACGATCTCAGCCCACAAGAACAAGTAACCGTTTTGGACCTAGCTGAAAGGCTCAAGAAGGATCCCTTTGCGGAGCGCCCACTAGAGGGGCCTAAGACTGTGGCGGTGCTCTTTGATAAAACGTCTACGCGGACCCGCTTTTCCTTTGAAACCGCAGTAGCGAATATGGGCGGCAAGGGCATTACCGTCGATACTTCTACGACTCAGATGGGCAAAGGGGAGTCCTACCAAGATACGGCCGCGGTGCTTTCGCGGTACGTGGAGGCAATCGTGTGGCGCACCTTTGACCATGACAACCTCCTCCAGATGGCGGAGACTGCGACCGTTCCTCTGGTCAATGCGCTTTCCGACGACCTGCATCCCTGCCAGATTCTGGCTGACCTGCTAACCTGTCGCGAGAATTTGGGTGACCTCAAAGGTAAAAAGGCCGTCTACTTGGGCGATGGTGATAATAATATGGCTAACTCCTACATGATTGGTTTCGCCACGGCCGGCATGGACGTCTCTATTATCGCGCCCGAAGGATTCCAGCCGCGCCAGGAATTCGTCGACCGCGCGCGCAAGCGGGGCAACATCACCATTACTGATGACGTGGATGAAGTTGAAGGTGCAGACGTAGTCATCACCGATACTTGGATCTCTATGGGGCAGGAGAATGATGGCCGCGATAGGCGTACGCCGTTCCTGCCATATCAGGTTGATTCGACCATAATGAGCAAAGCGCATAAGGATGCAATATTCTTACATTGTTTGCCGGCGTACCGTGGAAATGAGGTCACGGCTGAGGTAATTGATGGACCACAGTCGTGCGTCTTTGATGAAGCGGAAAACCGCCTGCATGCGCAGAAAGCGCTTCTCGTCTGGTTGCTCGAAATAAATAAGGAGATCAACTAA
- a CDS encoding arginine repressor, which yields MNTPTTRNARQAKILEILDRNRVTSQVQLSELLLADGIDITQATLSRDLDELGAKKVKRDGGRSYYVVGGELEQFEDQVGGPREKLRRMLDELVVSHDSSGNIAMLRTPAGAAQYLASFIDRVGLHDVIGCIAGDDTIFVLAREGVSGADLAVTLTTRNI from the coding sequence ATGAACACCCCGACCACCCGCAATGCTCGGCAGGCCAAGATCTTGGAGATTTTGGATCGCAATCGCGTCACTAGCCAGGTGCAACTATCCGAGCTTCTTCTCGCAGACGGCATCGACATCACGCAAGCCACTTTGTCCCGTGACTTGGATGAGCTGGGGGCGAAGAAGGTAAAGCGCGATGGTGGCCGTTCCTACTACGTGGTCGGCGGTGAGCTGGAGCAATTTGAAGACCAGGTGGGCGGCCCCCGTGAAAAGCTGCGCCGCATGCTCGATGAGCTGGTGGTATCCCATGATTCTTCCGGCAATATAGCTATGCTGCGCACCCCAGCCGGCGCGGCCCAGTACCTTGCCAGCTTTATTGACAGGGTGGGGCTGCACGATGTCATCGGTTGCATCGCCGGAGATGACACCATCTTCGTCTTGGCGCGCGAGGGCGTCTCGGGTGCAGATCTGGCAGTGACACTTACCACGCGGAATATTTAG
- a CDS encoding argininosuccinate synthase: MSARVVLAYSGGLDTSVAIPYLAKMTGGDVVAVSLDLGQGGEDMESVRQRALDCGAVESIVIDAKDEFAEEYCVPTIKANGMYMKQYPLVSAISRPLITKHLVKAAQEFGGTHVSHGCTGKGNDQVRFEVSFRAQDPSLEIIAPARDYAWTRDKAIAFAEEINLPIEQSASSPFSIDQNLWGRAVETGFLEDLWNPPTKDLYAYTEDPGLGNAPDEIIISFEKGIPVAVDGQKMSPLQIIEEVNRRAGAQGIGRLDMVEDRLVGIKSREVYEAPGAMVLIQAHAALEDVTVERELARYKRLTDARWSEEVYDGLWHSPLKRSLDAFVEESQENVTGDIRLSMHAGTATVTGRRSGQSLYSFDLATYDTGDTFDQTAAKGFVQLHGLSTQISNQRDRDGGFPTSAQK, from the coding sequence ATGTCCGCACGCGTAGTCTTGGCTTACTCTGGTGGGCTTGATACTTCCGTTGCCATCCCATACCTAGCAAAAATGACCGGTGGTGACGTTGTCGCCGTTTCCCTGGATTTGGGCCAGGGTGGCGAAGATATGGAATCGGTTCGCCAGCGTGCACTTGACTGCGGTGCCGTAGAGTCCATCGTTATCGATGCCAAGGATGAGTTTGCAGAGGAATACTGCGTTCCCACCATCAAGGCAAACGGCATGTACATGAAGCAGTACCCGCTGGTATCGGCTATTTCTCGTCCCCTCATTACCAAGCACTTGGTGAAAGCGGCGCAGGAATTCGGCGGAACCCACGTCTCTCATGGCTGCACCGGCAAGGGTAATGACCAGGTACGCTTTGAGGTTTCCTTCCGCGCCCAGGATCCTTCCCTTGAAATCATCGCCCCTGCACGCGATTATGCGTGGACCCGCGATAAGGCCATCGCCTTCGCGGAAGAGATCAACCTGCCGATCGAGCAGTCCGCTTCCTCGCCATTTTCTATCGATCAGAACCTGTGGGGCCGCGCGGTAGAGACCGGTTTCCTTGAAGATCTGTGGAACCCGCCAACAAAGGATCTTTACGCCTATACCGAGGACCCAGGCCTGGGTAATGCCCCGGATGAAATCATCATCTCCTTTGAGAAGGGCATCCCGGTGGCAGTCGATGGCCAGAAGATGTCCCCGCTGCAGATTATTGAAGAGGTCAACCGCCGCGCCGGTGCGCAGGGCATTGGCCGTCTGGATATGGTGGAGGACCGCTTGGTAGGCATTAAGTCCCGTGAGGTCTATGAGGCTCCGGGCGCCATGGTCCTCATCCAGGCCCACGCGGCGCTGGAGGATGTCACCGTGGAGCGCGAGTTGGCTCGCTACAAGCGCTTGACCGATGCCCGCTGGTCCGAGGAGGTCTACGACGGCCTCTGGCACTCGCCGCTGAAGCGTTCCTTGGATGCTTTCGTTGAGGAGTCCCAGGAAAACGTCACCGGCGATATCCGCCTGAGCATGCATGCCGGTACCGCCACGGTCACCGGTCGCCGTTCCGGCCAGTCGCTGTACTCCTTTGACCTGGCTACTTATGACACTGGCGATACCTTCGACCAGACCGCAGCTAAGGGCTTTGTGCAGCTGCACGGCCTGTCCACCCAGATCTCCAACCAGCGCGACCGCGACGGCGGTTTCCCCACCAGCGCGCAGAAGTAG
- the argH gene encoding argininosuccinate lyase produces MEPHKTNEGALWGGRFSGGPSEAMFALSVSTHFDWVLAPYDVLASKAHAKVLHKAGLLSDVDLDTMLSGLTELGEKVASGEFRPAPTDEDVHGAMERGLIEIVGPEVGGRLRAGRSRNDQVATLFRMWVRDAIRDTAAQVSDLVDALADQAAAHPDAIMPGKTHSQAAQPILLAHELLGHAQPLLRDIERLQDLDKRLAVSPYGSGALAGSSLQLDPEAIAEELGFDAAAENSLDGTAARDFASETAFVLAQIAVDMSRLSEEIIYWCTPEYGYVTLDDAWSTGSSIMPQKKNPDVPELTRGKTGRLIGNLTGLLSTLKAQPLAYNRDLQEDKEPIVDSVAQLNLLLPAMTGLVSTLTFHEDRMRELAPRGFTLATDLAEWMVRQGVPFREAHEASGACVRIAEERGVDLVELTDEELAGVDKRLKPSVREVLTIDGAVASRATKGGTAGVRVAEQRETVRQRAAAARTWAQKPLR; encoded by the coding sequence ATGGAACCGCATAAGACTAATGAGGGTGCCCTTTGGGGTGGCCGCTTCTCCGGCGGCCCGTCTGAGGCAATGTTTGCCCTCTCTGTATCCACTCACTTTGATTGGGTGCTGGCGCCATATGACGTACTAGCCTCCAAGGCGCATGCCAAGGTGCTGCACAAAGCGGGCCTGCTTTCCGACGTCGACTTGGACACCATGCTCTCCGGCCTCACCGAGCTAGGGGAGAAGGTGGCCTCCGGTGAGTTCCGCCCAGCACCAACGGACGAAGACGTCCACGGTGCGATGGAGCGCGGGCTCATCGAGATTGTAGGCCCAGAGGTAGGCGGTCGCCTGCGCGCTGGTCGTTCCCGTAATGACCAGGTCGCGACCCTGTTTCGCATGTGGGTACGTGATGCCATTCGCGATACCGCGGCTCAGGTGAGTGACTTGGTGGATGCCTTGGCTGATCAGGCAGCAGCACATCCGGACGCCATTATGCCGGGCAAAACTCACTCGCAGGCGGCACAGCCAATTCTGCTGGCGCACGAGCTTTTGGGGCATGCACAGCCACTTCTGCGCGATATTGAGCGTCTGCAGGACCTGGATAAGCGCTTGGCTGTATCGCCCTACGGTTCTGGCGCTCTAGCCGGTTCCTCCTTGCAGCTAGATCCGGAAGCCATTGCGGAGGAACTCGGCTTTGATGCCGCCGCGGAGAACTCCTTGGATGGCACTGCGGCTCGTGACTTCGCCTCCGAGACGGCTTTCGTCTTGGCGCAGATTGCCGTCGACATGTCCCGACTTTCGGAAGAAATTATCTACTGGTGCACGCCGGAATACGGCTACGTCACCCTGGATGATGCATGGTCGACCGGCTCGTCCATCATGCCGCAAAAGAAGAATCCGGACGTTCCGGAGCTTACCCGCGGCAAGACTGGACGCCTTATCGGTAACCTCACTGGCCTCCTGTCTACGCTGAAGGCACAGCCGCTGGCCTATAACCGCGACCTGCAGGAAGATAAGGAGCCCATCGTTGATTCGGTGGCGCAGCTTAACCTGCTGCTGCCGGCAATGACCGGACTGGTGTCCACGCTGACTTTCCACGAGGACCGCATGCGCGAACTTGCCCCGCGCGGGTTCACGTTGGCTACCGACTTGGCCGAATGGATGGTTCGCCAAGGCGTTCCTTTCCGCGAGGCGCACGAAGCGTCCGGCGCCTGCGTGCGCATCGCTGAGGAGCGGGGAGTTGACCTAGTGGAGCTCACCGATGAGGAGTTGGCGGGCGTCGACAAGCGGCTGAAGCCTAGCGTCCGTGAAGTGCTCACTATCGACGGGGCAGTGGCCTCTCGTGCCACCAAGGGCGGCACCGCTGGTGTCCGCGTGGCTGAGCAGCGCGAGACTGTCCGCCAGCGTGCCGCGGCTGCTCGCACGTGGGCGCAGAAGCCGCTGCGCTAG